Proteins encoded within one genomic window of Komagataella phaffii GS115 chromosome 3, complete sequence:
- a CDS encoding Putative ribokinase produces the protein MSNSITIIGSLNYDMVTYTYVLPEAGQTVLSNHFECHYGGKGLNQAISAGKLLAPDSQTIVRMVGKIGNDSFGKELKQYLEDNRVSASHVSTEKDVCTGIATIIVEQESGENRILCTPGANGKLILTDNELETVFEDEKDRDYPGFVILQNEQPDPVSCISWIKSHRPNLIITYNPSPFNEEILLDKRIWSCVNVLVVNEGEALTCVKQLNSFSVSEIKDKINSNLVHGYTILAKELNRVLNPESGYSLVVITLGSQGSVYATDIESQYIPSLQVEPSKIVDTTGAGDTFLGALVVKLAQKEPIEEAIRFATAASSLTVQRRGAAESIPQYEDVISLLESH, from the coding sequence ATGTCGAATTCCATCACAATTATAGGTTCGCTGAACTACGATATGGTTACATACACTTACGTTTTGCCAGAGGCTGGACAGACTGTGTTGTCAAATCACTTTGAGTGTCACTACGGAGGAAAAGGACTCAACCAAGCCATATCAGCGGGAAAGCTTTTGGCGCCAGATTCTCAGACAATTGTGAGAATGGTAGGCAAAATTGGCAATGATAGTTTCGGTAAAGAACTGAAGCAGTACCTAGAGGATAATAGAGTGTCCGCCAGTCATGTTTCAACCGAGAAGGATGTATGTACTGGAATTGCCACGATTATTGTTGAGCAGGAGTCTGGAGAAAATAGAATTCTTTGCACTCCAGGAGCCAATGGAAAACTAATTCTTACTGACAATGAGCTTGAAACCGTTtttgaagacgaaaaagACCGAGACTATCCTGGTTttgttattcttcaaaatgagCAACCCGATCCTGTTAGCTGTATCAGCTGGATAAAAAGTCATAGGCCAAACCTCATCATTACTTACAACCCGTCCCCATTCAACGAGGAGATTTTGCTGGACAAAAGGATTTGGAGTTGTGTGAACGTTCTTGTTGTTAACGAGGGTGAAGCCCTGACTTGTGTAAAACAATTGAACTCGTTTTCCGTCAGCGAGATCAAGGATAAGATCAACTCAAATTTAGTACATGGATACACAATTCTTGCAAAAGAATTAAACAGAGTATTGAACCCAGAATCGGGATATAGTTTAGTTGTGATAACTCTTGGATCCCAAGGCTCAGTGTACGCAACCGATATTGAGAGCCAGTACATCCCTTCCCTCCAAGTTGAACCTTCCAAGATCGTAGACACCACAGGTGCTGGAGATACTTTCCTCGGAGCGTTGGTAGTGAAATTGGCACAGAAAGAACCAATTGAGGAGGCTATAAGATTTGCTACCGCAGCATCATCTTTGACCGTTCAGAGACGGGGAGCGGCTGAATCGATTCCCCAATATGAAGACGTGATATCGTTGTTGGAAAGTCATTGA